Proteins from a genomic interval of Acanthopagrus latus isolate v.2019 chromosome 7, fAcaLat1.1, whole genome shotgun sequence:
- the LOC119022853 gene encoding ral GTPase-activating protein subunit beta-like isoform X3, producing the protein MYSEWRSLQLVVQSDQGHLSVLHTYPTTVGTEVANAVVKPLGTAVSPVATENILKTDKEVKWTMEVLCYGLTLPLEGDTVKLCVDVYTDWMMALVSPRDSMPQPVVKEPNMYVQTILKHLYNVFVPRPEQHSLNHIRLCQQVLTAVQKLARESVSMVRETWEVLLLFLLRINDTLLAPPTVGVGVAEKLAEKLMAVLFEVWLLACARCFPTPPYWKTAREMLANWRHHPPVVEQWSRVACALTSRLLRFTHGPSFPPFKVPDEDANLIPLEMDNDCVAQTWYRFLHMLSNPVDLSNPAIVSTTPKFQEQFLNSSGIPHEVVLHPCLKQLPQIFFRAMRGVSCLVDAFLGVSVEKRDVRERVFTFCPVLLSHGISRPRADSAPPTPVNRMSMSPPPSITNTTPPHSRKQRHTVVTKTTSKSSTSSGSQPTKASQQQQQQQQQTSSSPTLLSSPNQSSWESRPLPAPARPKVNSILNLFGQWLFDAALVHCKLHSGLSRDPSMTASFIQILLSYKSSIATQVGLELRRKGSQMSTDSMVSNPMFDANEFPESYESGRAEACGTLCRIFCSKKTGEEILPVYLSRFYMVLIQGLQISDFICRPVLASIILNSSSLFCTDLKGINVVVPYFIAALETIVPDRELSKFKIYVNPTDLRRASINILLAMLPLPHHFGNIKSEVLLEGKFNEEDGWPHDQPVSFLSLRLRLVNVLIGALQTETDPTNTQLILGAMLNIVQDSALLESIGAQTETGSIDGSHMTVRSQSHSRTNSGISFTSGGSTEATSPDSERPAQALLRDYDTAAGLLVRSIHLVTQRLNSQWRQDMSISLAALELLAGLAKVKVGVDSADRKRAVSSICGYIVYQCSRPAPLQSRDLHSMIVAAFQFLCVWLTEHPDMLDEKDCLVEVLEIVELGISGSKSRQEHEIRHKGEKEHNPASMRVKDAAEATLSCIMQVLGAFPSPSGTASTCSLLNEDTLIRYARLSATGASNFRYFVLDNSVILAMLEQPLGNEQNPSPSVTVLIRGTAGRHAWTMQLFHQPRGARANQRQVFVPEGRPTPNNDVGIKYNVKQRPFPEEVDKIPLVKADVSIPDLDDIVSKEVGCMGWQDDSRAPNTLMSNHRQLEVQHDKLRILMTKQIEYENALERHSEEIWKSKRYPDPQTDCKPPPPSQEFQTARLFLSHFGFLSLEALKEPNNSRLPPHLIGLESSLPGFFDDISYLDLLPCRPFDTVFIFYVRAGQKSSPEILRNVESSSSVQPHFLEFLLSLGWPVDVGRHPGWTGHLDTSWSLNSCSDSNDMQHTEEASSPEDTGGSVFNGEKKVLYYADALTEIAFVVPSLTENSEESSVHSDSTVEADTNTDLMPGLLKQPNLTLELFPNHSENLESAKKLSPLVKAKRSSTGKSFPPLGPETKVFVVWVERFDDIENFPLSDLLAETSTGLEASMSNSTSCRSGLLEKDVPLIFIHPLKTGLFRIRLHGAVGKFGMVIPLVDGMVVSRRALGFLVRQTVINVCRRKRLESDLYNPPHVRRKQKITEIVQRYRNKQLEPEFYTSLFHEVGEGKPHL; encoded by the exons ATGTACTCCGAGTGGCGCTCGCTGCAGCTGGTGGTGCAGAGTGACCAGGGCCACCTGAGTGTCCTGCACACCTATCCCACCACTGTGGGCACGGAGGTGGCAAATGCTGTGGTCAAACCTCTGGGCACGGCTGTGAGCCCTGTCGCCACAGAGAACATCCTCAAGACAGACaaggag GTGAAGTGGACCATGGAGGTGCTGTGTTACGGCCTCACCCTCCCCCTAGAGGGGGACACTGTCAagctgtgtgtggatgtgtacaCAGACTGGATGATGGCCCTGGTGTCGCCCAGGGACTCAATGCCTCAGCCGGTTGTCAAGGAGCCAAATATGTATGTCCAGACCATCCTCAAACATCTCTACAATGTTTTTGTACCAAG GCCTGAACAGCACAGTCTGAACCACATCAGGCTTTGCCAGCAAGTTCTGACTGCAGTCCAGAAATTGGCACGCGAGTCTGTTTCCATGGTGAGGGAAACCTGGgaggtgctgctgctcttcctgctGCGCATCAACGACACATTACTGGCCCCGCCTACGGTTGGAG TTGGGGTGGCAGAGAAACTGGCAGAGAAATTGATGGCAGTGCTCTTTGAGGTATGGCTACTGGCTTGTGCCCGCTGCTTTCCCACGCCTCCTTACTGGAAGACAGCGAGGGAGATGCTGGCCAACTGGAGACACCATCCTCCTGTTGTAGAGCAGTGGAGCAGAGTGGCCTGCGCCCTGACCTCCAG ACTTTTGCGGTTTACCCACGGACCATCTTTCCCACCTTTCAAAGTTCCTGATGAAGATGCCAACCTGATTCCTTTAGAGATGGATAATGACTGTGTGGCACAGACCTGGTACCGCTTTCTCCACATGCTGAG CAACCCAGTGGACCTGAGCAACCCTGCGATAGTGAGCACCACTCCAAAGTTTCAGGAACAGTTTCTTAATTCCAGCGGTATCCCTCATGAAGTGGTGCTGCATCCATGTTTGAAACAGCTGCCCCAGATCTTCTTCAGGGCCATGAGGGGTGTCAGCTGCCTTGTGGATGCCTTCTTAG GTGTCTCTGTTGAAAAGAGAGATGTACGGGAGAGGGTGTTCACTTTTTGTCCAGTGCTGCTTTCTCATG GTATATCACGTCCCAGAGCTGACAGTGCCCCGCCCACTCCAGTCAACAGAATGAGCATGTCCCCGCCCCCCTCCATCACCAACACCACGCCCCCTCACAGCCGCAAGCAACGGCATACAGTCGTGACCAAAACCACAAGCAAGAGTTCAACT AGCAGTGGTAGTCAACCAACCAAAGCAtcccagcagcaacagcagcagcaacaacaaacttcATCCTCGCCGACCCTTCTCTCCAGCCCAAATCAGAGCAGTTGGGAGTCTCGGCCGCTGCCGGCCCCAGCACGACCCAAGGTCAACAGCATTCTCAACCTGTTCGGCCAGTGGCTTTTCGATGCTGCTCTGGTCCACTGTAAGCTGCACAGCGGCCTCAGTCGAGACCCCAGCATGACTG CCTCTTTTATCCAAATTCTCCTTTCTTATAAATCTT CAATAGCCACTCAAGTTGGCCTGGAGCTGAGAAGAAAGGGTTCCCAAATGTCCACAGACTCTATGGTATCCAACCCCATGTTTGATGCTAACGAGTTCCCAGAGAGCTATGAGTCAGGACGGGCCGAGGCCTGCGGGACTCTGTGCCGCATCTTCTGTAGCAAGAAAACTGGAGAAGAGATTCTGCCTGTTTACCTGTCCAG gTTCTACATGGTCCTGATTCAGGGTCTCCAGATCTCCGATTTCATCTGTAGACCAGTCCTGGCTTCTATCATTCtcaactcttcctctctcttctgcaCTGACCTGAAGGGCATCAATGTGGTGGTGCCTTACTTCATAGCTGCCCTGGAGACTATTGTACCAGACAG GGAGCTGTCAAAATTCAAGATCTATGTAAATCCTACCGACCTGAGAAGAGCCTCAATCAACATCCTGCTTGCAATGCTGCCATTGCCACATCACTTTGGCAACATTAAATCAGAG GTACTTTTGGAAGGAAAGTTCAATGAGGAAGACGGGTGGCCTCATGACCAGCCAGTGTCTTTCCTGTCCCTGAGGCTACGTCTCGTCAATGTCCTCATAGGAGCACTGCAGACTGAGACTGAccccaccaacacacagctCATCCTGG GTGCGATGCTAAATATTGTTCAAGACTCAGCACTCTTGGAGTCCATTGGTGCACAGACTGAAACA gGGAGTATAGATGGGAGCCACATGACTGTGAGGAGTCAGAGTCACAGCCGTACCAACAGTGGCATTAGTTTCACCAGTGGGGGCAGCACAGAGGCCACCAGCCCGGACTCTGAGCGTCCTGCCCAGGCCTTGCTTCGAGACTATG ATACGGCGGCAGGCCTGTTGGTGCGCAGCATCCACCTGGTCACCCAGAGACTCAACTCCCAGTGGAGGCAAGATATGAGCATTTCACTGGCTGccctggagctgctggctggGCTTGCCAAG GTCAAGGTGGGAGTAGACTCCGCAGATCGCAAACGTGCCGTCAGCTCTATATGTGGGTACATTGTCTACCAGTGTAGCCGTCCAGCTCCTCTTCAATCCAGAGACCTCCACTCCATGATTGTAGCTGCCttccagtttctgtgtgtgtggctcacaGAACACCCCGACATGTTGGATGAGAAG GATTGTTTGGTAGAAGTTTTGGAGATTGTGGAGTTGGGCATATCCGGCAGCAAATCCCGTCAGGAACATGAAATCCGACATaaaggagagaaggagcacAACCCAGCTTCAATGAGAGTAAAAGATGCTGCTGAGGCGACTTTGTCCTG TATCATGCAGGTGTTAGGGGCCTTCCCTTCCCCCAGCGGGactgcctccacctgcagcctgcTGAATGAAGACACCCTGATTCGCTACGCCAGACTGAGTGCCACAGGAGCTAGCAACTTCCGCTACTTTGTCCTGGACAATTCGGTCATCCTCGCCATGCTGGAGCAGCCTCTGGGCAATGAGCAGA ACCCCAGTCCATCAGTGACAGTTTTGATCCGAGGGACGGCTGGCAGACATGCCTGGACCATGCAGCTCTTCCACCAACCCAGAGGAGCTCGGGCCAATCAGAGG CAGGTGTTTGTTCCTGAGGGCCGTCCAACGCCCAACAATGATGTGGGAATCAAGTACAATGTCAAGCAGAGGCCCTTCCCTGAAGAGGTGGATAAGATTCCTCTCGTCAAAGCTGATGTCAGTATTCCTGACCTGGATGACATTGTCAGTAAGGAG GTTGGTTGTATGGGCTGGCAGGATGATTCAAGAGCTCCAAATACACTGATGAGTAATCACCGACAA CTGGAAGTTCAGCACGACAAGCTTCGAATTCTGATGACCAAGCAGATAGAGTATGAGAATGCCTTGGAGCGGCACAGCGAGGAGATCTGGAAGTCCAAGCGATACCCTGACCCACAGACAGACTGCAAACCCCCTCCGCCCTCGCAGGAGTTCCAGACAGCacgcctcttcctctctcacttcgGCTTTCTGTCTCTGGAAGCGCTCAAG GAGCCCAACAACAGTCGTCTACCTCCTCATCTGATTGGCCTAGAGTCGTCCTTGCCAGGGTTTTTTGACGACATCAGCTACCTGGACCTGCTCCCCTGCAGACCGTTTGacactgtctttattttctacGTGAGGGCTGGACAGAAAAGCAGCCCAGAG ATCCTGAGGAACGTGGAGTCGTCGTCCAGCGTCCAGCCACACTTTTTGGAGTTCCTGCTGTCCTTGGGCTGGCCTGTGGATGTCGGACGCCACCCAGGGTGGACGGGACACCTAGATACCAGCTGGTCCCTCAACTCCTGCTCTGACAGTAATGATATGCAACACACAG AGGAAGCGTCTAGTCCTGAGGACACAGGAGGTTCAGTGTTCAACGGGGAGAAGAAAGTTTTGTACTACGCTGATGCTCTGACAGAGATCGCCTTTGTTGTTCCGTCTTTGACAGAAAACTCTG AGGAGTCATCAGTGCACAGTGACTCCACAGTGGAGGCAGACACCAACACAGACCTCATGCCTGGTTTACTCAAACAACCCAATCTCACACTGGAGCTGTTCCCCAACCATTCTGAAAATCTGGAGTCTGCCAAAAAG CTTAGTCCTTTGGTAAAGGCAAAGAGGTCATCGACTGGAAAGTCTTTCCCACCACTGGGTCCTGAGACAAAGGTGTTTGTGGTGTGGGTGGAGCGCTTTGATGATATTG agaactTCCCGTTGTCTGATCTCTTGGCGGAAACCAGCACGGGCTTGGAAGCTAGCATGAGCAACAGCACTTCCTGCAG gtcaGGGTTACTTGAGAAGGACGTTCCTCTGATCTTCATCCACCCTCTGAAGACGGGACTCTTCAGGATCCGGCTGCATGGAGCAGTGGGTAAATTTGGCATGGTGATTCCCCTGGTGGACGGCATGGTGGTCAGCCGCAGAGCACTAG GGTTTCTCGTGCGCCAAACGGTCATCAACGTTTGCCGACGGAAGCGTCTGGAAAGTGACTTGTACAACCCGCCTCACGTGCGGCGGAAGCAGAAAATAACTGAGATTGTCCAGCGTTACCGGAACAAGCAGCTGGAGCCTGAGTTTTACACCTCGCTCTTCCAcgaggtgggggaggggaagCCTCACCTCTAA
- the LOC119022853 gene encoding ral GTPase-activating protein subunit beta-like isoform X8, producing MYSEWRSLQLVVQSDQGHLSVLHTYPTTVGTEVANAVVKPLGTAVSPVATENILKTDKEVKWTMEVLCYGLTLPLEGDTVKLCVDVYTDWMMALVSPRDSMPQPVVKEPNMYVQTILKHLYNVFVPRPEQHSLNHIRLCQQVLTAVQKLARESVSMVRETWEVLLLFLLRINDTLLAPPTVGVGVAEKLAEKLMAVLFEVWLLACARCFPTPPYWKTAREMLANWRHHPPVVEQWSRVACALTSRLLRFTHGPSFPPFKVPDEDANLIPLEMDNDCVAQTWYRFLHMLSNPVDLSNPAIVSTTPKFQEQFLNSSGIPHEVVLHPCLKQLPQIFFRAMRGVSCLVDAFLGVSVEKRDVRERVFTFCPVLLSHGISRPRADSAPPTPVNRMSMSPPPSITNTTPPHSRKQRHTVVTKTTSKSSTSSGSQPTKASQQQQQQQQQTSSSPTLLSSPNQSSWESRPLPAPARPKVNSILNLFGQWLFDAALVHCKLHSGLSRDPSMTASFIQILLSYKSSIATQVGLELRRKGSQMSTDSMVSNPMFDANEFPESYESGRAEACGTLCRIFCSKKTGEEILPVYLSRFYMVLIQGLQISDFICRPVLASIILNSSSLFCTDLKGINVVVPYFIAALETIVPDRELSKFKIYVNPTDLRRASINILLAMLPLPHHFGNIKSEVLLEGKFNEEDGWPHDQPVSFLSLRLRLVNVLIGALQTETDPTNTQLILGAMLNIVQDSALLESIGAQTETGSIDGSHMTVRSQSHSRTNSGISFTSGGSTEATSPDSERPAQALLRDYDTAAGLLVRSIHLVTQRLNSQWRQDMSISLAALELLAGLAKVKVGVDSADRKRAVSSICGYIVYQCSRPAPLQSRDLHSMIVAAFQFLCVWLTEHPDMLDEKDCLVEVLEIVELGISGSKSRQEHEIRHKGEKEHNPASMRVKDAAEATLSCIMQVLGAFPSPSGTASTCSLLNEDTLIRYARLSATGASNFRYFVLDNSVILAMLEQPLGNEQNPSPSVTVLIRGTAGRHAWTMQLFHQPRGARANQRVFVPEGRPTPNNDVGIKYNVKQRPFPEEVDKIPLVKADVSIPDLDDIVSKELEVQHDKLRILMTKQIEYENALERHSEEIWKSKRYPDPQTDCKPPPPSQEFQTARLFLSHFGFLSLEALKEPNNSRLPPHLIGLESSLPGFFDDISYLDLLPCRPFDTVFIFYVRAGQKSSPEILRNVESSSSVQPHFLEFLLSLGWPVDVGRHPGWTGHLDTSWSLNSCSDSNDMQHTEEASSPEDTGGSVFNGEKKVLYYADALTEIAFVVPSLTENSEESSVHSDSTVEADTNTDLMPGLLKQPNLTLELFPNHSENLESAKKLSPLVKAKRSSTGKSFPPLGPETKVFVVWVERFDDIENFPLSDLLAETSTGLEASMSNSTSCRSGLLEKDVPLIFIHPLKTGLFRIRLHGAVGKFGMVIPLVDGMVVSRRALGFLVRQTVINVCRRKRLESDLYNPPHVRRKQKITEIVQRYRNKQLEPEFYTSLFHEVGEGKPHL from the exons ATGTACTCCGAGTGGCGCTCGCTGCAGCTGGTGGTGCAGAGTGACCAGGGCCACCTGAGTGTCCTGCACACCTATCCCACCACTGTGGGCACGGAGGTGGCAAATGCTGTGGTCAAACCTCTGGGCACGGCTGTGAGCCCTGTCGCCACAGAGAACATCCTCAAGACAGACaaggag GTGAAGTGGACCATGGAGGTGCTGTGTTACGGCCTCACCCTCCCCCTAGAGGGGGACACTGTCAagctgtgtgtggatgtgtacaCAGACTGGATGATGGCCCTGGTGTCGCCCAGGGACTCAATGCCTCAGCCGGTTGTCAAGGAGCCAAATATGTATGTCCAGACCATCCTCAAACATCTCTACAATGTTTTTGTACCAAG GCCTGAACAGCACAGTCTGAACCACATCAGGCTTTGCCAGCAAGTTCTGACTGCAGTCCAGAAATTGGCACGCGAGTCTGTTTCCATGGTGAGGGAAACCTGGgaggtgctgctgctcttcctgctGCGCATCAACGACACATTACTGGCCCCGCCTACGGTTGGAG TTGGGGTGGCAGAGAAACTGGCAGAGAAATTGATGGCAGTGCTCTTTGAGGTATGGCTACTGGCTTGTGCCCGCTGCTTTCCCACGCCTCCTTACTGGAAGACAGCGAGGGAGATGCTGGCCAACTGGAGACACCATCCTCCTGTTGTAGAGCAGTGGAGCAGAGTGGCCTGCGCCCTGACCTCCAG ACTTTTGCGGTTTACCCACGGACCATCTTTCCCACCTTTCAAAGTTCCTGATGAAGATGCCAACCTGATTCCTTTAGAGATGGATAATGACTGTGTGGCACAGACCTGGTACCGCTTTCTCCACATGCTGAG CAACCCAGTGGACCTGAGCAACCCTGCGATAGTGAGCACCACTCCAAAGTTTCAGGAACAGTTTCTTAATTCCAGCGGTATCCCTCATGAAGTGGTGCTGCATCCATGTTTGAAACAGCTGCCCCAGATCTTCTTCAGGGCCATGAGGGGTGTCAGCTGCCTTGTGGATGCCTTCTTAG GTGTCTCTGTTGAAAAGAGAGATGTACGGGAGAGGGTGTTCACTTTTTGTCCAGTGCTGCTTTCTCATG GTATATCACGTCCCAGAGCTGACAGTGCCCCGCCCACTCCAGTCAACAGAATGAGCATGTCCCCGCCCCCCTCCATCACCAACACCACGCCCCCTCACAGCCGCAAGCAACGGCATACAGTCGTGACCAAAACCACAAGCAAGAGTTCAACT AGCAGTGGTAGTCAACCAACCAAAGCAtcccagcagcaacagcagcagcaacaacaaacttcATCCTCGCCGACCCTTCTCTCCAGCCCAAATCAGAGCAGTTGGGAGTCTCGGCCGCTGCCGGCCCCAGCACGACCCAAGGTCAACAGCATTCTCAACCTGTTCGGCCAGTGGCTTTTCGATGCTGCTCTGGTCCACTGTAAGCTGCACAGCGGCCTCAGTCGAGACCCCAGCATGACTG CCTCTTTTATCCAAATTCTCCTTTCTTATAAATCTT CAATAGCCACTCAAGTTGGCCTGGAGCTGAGAAGAAAGGGTTCCCAAATGTCCACAGACTCTATGGTATCCAACCCCATGTTTGATGCTAACGAGTTCCCAGAGAGCTATGAGTCAGGACGGGCCGAGGCCTGCGGGACTCTGTGCCGCATCTTCTGTAGCAAGAAAACTGGAGAAGAGATTCTGCCTGTTTACCTGTCCAG gTTCTACATGGTCCTGATTCAGGGTCTCCAGATCTCCGATTTCATCTGTAGACCAGTCCTGGCTTCTATCATTCtcaactcttcctctctcttctgcaCTGACCTGAAGGGCATCAATGTGGTGGTGCCTTACTTCATAGCTGCCCTGGAGACTATTGTACCAGACAG GGAGCTGTCAAAATTCAAGATCTATGTAAATCCTACCGACCTGAGAAGAGCCTCAATCAACATCCTGCTTGCAATGCTGCCATTGCCACATCACTTTGGCAACATTAAATCAGAG GTACTTTTGGAAGGAAAGTTCAATGAGGAAGACGGGTGGCCTCATGACCAGCCAGTGTCTTTCCTGTCCCTGAGGCTACGTCTCGTCAATGTCCTCATAGGAGCACTGCAGACTGAGACTGAccccaccaacacacagctCATCCTGG GTGCGATGCTAAATATTGTTCAAGACTCAGCACTCTTGGAGTCCATTGGTGCACAGACTGAAACA gGGAGTATAGATGGGAGCCACATGACTGTGAGGAGTCAGAGTCACAGCCGTACCAACAGTGGCATTAGTTTCACCAGTGGGGGCAGCACAGAGGCCACCAGCCCGGACTCTGAGCGTCCTGCCCAGGCCTTGCTTCGAGACTATG ATACGGCGGCAGGCCTGTTGGTGCGCAGCATCCACCTGGTCACCCAGAGACTCAACTCCCAGTGGAGGCAAGATATGAGCATTTCACTGGCTGccctggagctgctggctggGCTTGCCAAG GTCAAGGTGGGAGTAGACTCCGCAGATCGCAAACGTGCCGTCAGCTCTATATGTGGGTACATTGTCTACCAGTGTAGCCGTCCAGCTCCTCTTCAATCCAGAGACCTCCACTCCATGATTGTAGCTGCCttccagtttctgtgtgtgtggctcacaGAACACCCCGACATGTTGGATGAGAAG GATTGTTTGGTAGAAGTTTTGGAGATTGTGGAGTTGGGCATATCCGGCAGCAAATCCCGTCAGGAACATGAAATCCGACATaaaggagagaaggagcacAACCCAGCTTCAATGAGAGTAAAAGATGCTGCTGAGGCGACTTTGTCCTG TATCATGCAGGTGTTAGGGGCCTTCCCTTCCCCCAGCGGGactgcctccacctgcagcctgcTGAATGAAGACACCCTGATTCGCTACGCCAGACTGAGTGCCACAGGAGCTAGCAACTTCCGCTACTTTGTCCTGGACAATTCGGTCATCCTCGCCATGCTGGAGCAGCCTCTGGGCAATGAGCAGA ACCCCAGTCCATCAGTGACAGTTTTGATCCGAGGGACGGCTGGCAGACATGCCTGGACCATGCAGCTCTTCCACCAACCCAGAGGAGCTCGGGCCAATCAGAGG GTGTTTGTTCCTGAGGGCCGTCCAACGCCCAACAATGATGTGGGAATCAAGTACAATGTCAAGCAGAGGCCCTTCCCTGAAGAGGTGGATAAGATTCCTCTCGTCAAAGCTGATGTCAGTATTCCTGACCTGGATGACATTGTCAGTAAGGAG CTGGAAGTTCAGCACGACAAGCTTCGAATTCTGATGACCAAGCAGATAGAGTATGAGAATGCCTTGGAGCGGCACAGCGAGGAGATCTGGAAGTCCAAGCGATACCCTGACCCACAGACAGACTGCAAACCCCCTCCGCCCTCGCAGGAGTTCCAGACAGCacgcctcttcctctctcacttcgGCTTTCTGTCTCTGGAAGCGCTCAAG GAGCCCAACAACAGTCGTCTACCTCCTCATCTGATTGGCCTAGAGTCGTCCTTGCCAGGGTTTTTTGACGACATCAGCTACCTGGACCTGCTCCCCTGCAGACCGTTTGacactgtctttattttctacGTGAGGGCTGGACAGAAAAGCAGCCCAGAG ATCCTGAGGAACGTGGAGTCGTCGTCCAGCGTCCAGCCACACTTTTTGGAGTTCCTGCTGTCCTTGGGCTGGCCTGTGGATGTCGGACGCCACCCAGGGTGGACGGGACACCTAGATACCAGCTGGTCCCTCAACTCCTGCTCTGACAGTAATGATATGCAACACACAG AGGAAGCGTCTAGTCCTGAGGACACAGGAGGTTCAGTGTTCAACGGGGAGAAGAAAGTTTTGTACTACGCTGATGCTCTGACAGAGATCGCCTTTGTTGTTCCGTCTTTGACAGAAAACTCTG AGGAGTCATCAGTGCACAGTGACTCCACAGTGGAGGCAGACACCAACACAGACCTCATGCCTGGTTTACTCAAACAACCCAATCTCACACTGGAGCTGTTCCCCAACCATTCTGAAAATCTGGAGTCTGCCAAAAAG CTTAGTCCTTTGGTAAAGGCAAAGAGGTCATCGACTGGAAAGTCTTTCCCACCACTGGGTCCTGAGACAAAGGTGTTTGTGGTGTGGGTGGAGCGCTTTGATGATATTG agaactTCCCGTTGTCTGATCTCTTGGCGGAAACCAGCACGGGCTTGGAAGCTAGCATGAGCAACAGCACTTCCTGCAG gtcaGGGTTACTTGAGAAGGACGTTCCTCTGATCTTCATCCACCCTCTGAAGACGGGACTCTTCAGGATCCGGCTGCATGGAGCAGTGGGTAAATTTGGCATGGTGATTCCCCTGGTGGACGGCATGGTGGTCAGCCGCAGAGCACTAG GGTTTCTCGTGCGCCAAACGGTCATCAACGTTTGCCGACGGAAGCGTCTGGAAAGTGACTTGTACAACCCGCCTCACGTGCGGCGGAAGCAGAAAATAACTGAGATTGTCCAGCGTTACCGGAACAAGCAGCTGGAGCCTGAGTTTTACACCTCGCTCTTCCAcgaggtgggggaggggaagCCTCACCTCTAA